Proteins encoded by one window of Carassius carassius chromosome 30, fCarCar2.1, whole genome shotgun sequence:
- the LOC132110465 gene encoding MORN repeat-containing protein 4-like, whose translation MTLTRGSFTYSSGEEYTGEWKEGRRHGKGELKFADGTCYKGHFENGLFHGSGVLVFPDGSRYEGEFAQGKFQGVGIFSRFDGMKFEGEFKSGRVEGYGLLTFPDGSHGVPRNEGVFENNKLLKREKCQAVVQRAKNSASTARGFFV comes from the exons ATGACATTAACCAGGGGCTCCTTCACTTATTCCAGCGGAGAAGAATATACAGGAGAATGGAAGGAAG GTCGGAGGCACGGTAAAGGTGAGCTGAAGTTTGCTGATGGCACCTGTTATAAAGGTCACTTTGAGAATGGCCTGTTCCACGGATCAGGGGTGTTAGTCTTTCCTGATGGATCCAG GTACGAGGGTGAATTTGCCCAGGGAAAATTCCAAGGGGTCGGAATCTTCAGCAGGTTTGACGGGATGAAATTTGAAGGGGAATTTAAAAGTGGCCGTGTGGAAGGATATG GGCTGCTGACATTTCCAGATGGTTCCCATGGTGTTCCGCGGAATGAGGGAGTGTTTGAGAACAACAAGCTTCTGAAACGTGAAAAGTGTCAGGCTGTGGTGCAGAGAGCCAAGAACTCGGCATCCACTGCCCGCGGCTTCTTTGTATGA